CTTGCCTGCTAAGCAAGTGTGGGAGTAATCCCACCGAGGGTTCGAATCCCTCCCTCTCCGCCAAAGAATGGGGGAGTGTATCCCCCATTTTAAATAGTAAGTGCCCGTAGCTCAATTGGATAGAGCGTCAGACTGCGGATCTGAAGGTTGGGAGTTCAAATCTCCCCGGGCACGCCAAAGAAAGCGAGACTTTTGTCTCGCTTTTTTTGTAATATTTTTGGAACGAGTTCCAAGAATTTTTAAAAGTGTGTATTTGAAAAATGATAAAATAAAAAAGTAATAAACTTGAAAGGAGGGGATATATATGAAAAGAGCTTTATTGTTAGTAACATCATTAATACTTATGCTTGGATTGTTTTTTGGTTGTTTAAATTTACCTGTAGAAACTGAGCAAGGTATAAAAGTTGACGGCATTTTAGACGAATGGGTAAATCTGAATGAAGATGCTATAGGTGACGGTTATTGGGGAGCAGGTAACGATATAATAAAAGTAGGGGTTTCATTTGATGCAAGTTTTGTTTATTTTGCTGGGGATTTTAAAAAGGAAGGATTTAATAATTTAATATTCTTAGTAGACTTTTCATCATTAACTGGTGCAACAAGTACAGTCGGGCATCCATGGACCAGAAATTACGTGTTTGATTCAGGCGATATTGATTTAGTTATTGAAACATGGGGAGACGGTTTTGCCATGTGGAAAGTTACACAAGATGGAACTTTTACTGAAATTACCAGCGAAGCAACTCTTGCATATACAGGGAACACAGCTGATGGCGCAGAAAGATTTGTTGAAATTGCTGTTCCTTTAAGTTCTCTTGGTATAACTTCAACTGATAATTTGCAAATTAATTATGTTACATCCATAACAGGTGGTTTTGATGGTACTTCGCAGTGGTTGGGTGATTTTGCGCCAGATCAAGATGCTACTTCAACGGATGGTTCATTTACTCCGGCTGCGACTATAACTCAGTTTTATCAAGTGCCATAAATAATATTGTGAGTTATAATTTTTTGGGGGCAGTTGCCCCCATTGTTATTGCAATGGAGGTGAAATAGTGAAAAAATTTTTGTTCTTTACTTTACTTTTTTTCATTTTACTTTCTTTCTTTGGGTGTATGAAACTATTCAACCTGTCTTTAGAACCGGGAATATATGTAGTAGGTGAATGGAATAATTGGATTCCAACAGAAAATGACCGGATGTATTTAAACAACGGTATTTATGAAATAGAGCTTCCTGTAGCTTCAATTACTTTTTCCCCAGGAAGTAATGGAAATATAGGATGGTACAAAGTAGTATATGTAGGAACTAATGAAACGAAAATTCAATCTTCCATTCCTGTGTGGCAAGAAAATTTAGGCGTTGCTACTTCTATAACTATATATGCTTCTCCTGATTTAATGCGTGATGGATTTGCTTTTGGTGCAGGAGATAGTGAAAAAGAAACAGGGGATTGGTATTGTGCAGGTGAATTTAATAACTGGCAACTGGCACCGATGAATAAAATTGATGGAAAATTTGTGTATACTTTGGAAATAAGTGTAAATCAGGGAGATAGTTTTTATTACAAAATTGCAAGAAATTTGGATTGGAAACCATATGAAGAGCAATTTGACGGAAAAAATTACAATGCTGGTTATGGTCAGGATGCTTATTTTGTAGCTGATAAATCTGGAACTTCAATTGTGATTGAGTATGATCCAAAATTGAGCATTCTTAAGGCTTATGTTAAGTGAGGTGATAATGTGAAAGTGAAAAGTACGTTACTTTTTTTGTTAATTATTGTTTCTATTTCTTTTGCATATATATCTCCTTCATTTTCACTTAAATTAACTTATACAGCTGACTTTACGAACAATTTTCCAGAACTAGTTCCAAGTTATTATATTTCAACAAACTTTTGGATTAACACAAGTATTCTTGGAAGTAATTTTTCTGGAACCTTTTCGATAGGAGGAAGTAGTTTAGACTCTGCTGAATTAAATTTTTCAAAAAATAAATTTGGATTCAATGTTTACAAAAATAGGGTATTTGGAAATACAGATGATAATTTGGGTTTGTATAAATTTGATATAGGTTCAGATGGAATAATGGTCAAATATTCAAATTTTTATTTATTTTTATACAACAGTTTGAATTTAAATTATTTAAAATATGAAGGATATAACAAAAAAATCGTATTTGGATCGAGAGACAATAGGACTGATTTTCTCTTTCAAATATCTTTTCCAACTTTTGTGAATATTTCTCTGGAAACTATTTATACAAATTATGAAAACTTGAGTTTTGAAAAGGGAGTTTATCAAATAGGTATAACTGATAGAAACTGGAATTGGGGACTTAAATATACTTATGTGGGTTCTGAAGTTTCGTTGCCAGAATATACTAATATAAATATTTTTAATAAGCATTTGATTAATCTTTGGTACAATTTTCAGAATGTAAGTGTCTGGACTAATATTAAAAGTGATGAGAATGGTTTAAACTTTCAAGATTTGAGTGAAATAGGGTTTAACATGAATTTTTCAAATTTTTCCGCTTCTTTTTCGAAAATTGGCTTTAATGATTTTGGTTTAACTCCAGAACAATGGGGAAAGTTTAATTTTACTATAAATAGTTCATTTAAACTTTTTGGATTTAATGGAAAGGTTTCCTATTCTTTTGGAAATCCAGCGCATAATACTATAGGAACTTTGGGAGAAGTGTACTATTTAGAATTGTCGAAAACCTTTGGGAATCTTTCGATTTTCAGTAAATTTCAAAGGATAGTTGGAGTGTATGAAATAAGAAATACCTTGTATGCGGAATTGAAACTTACAGGATTTTCAAATGGAGAAGTAAAATTATCGATAGGAAATGGAGATTTTTATAATGTCAATACTTTCAAGGAAATTGTTTCTTTAGAGTTTAACACTTGGTGGTAATTGGAGGTGTGAGAATGGTAAAGAAAATTTTTATTTTAGTTATATTGTCAATAGTTATACTTTCATTTTCAAATGTTTATGTTGAAAATGATAAAGTATTTTTTTCGTTTGAATATGATGCAGAACAAGTATATTTAGCTGGTAATTTTAACAATTGGTCTCCTACATCTTTACCAATGAAAAATGTGAATGGGATATGGATGATTTCACTAGAACTTCAACCAGGTGAATATCAATATAAATTTGTGGTAAATGGAGAACAATGGATAGAGGATCCAGATGCTCCTTCTTTTGTTGATGATGGATTTGGAGGGAAAAATGGAGCGTTTCTTCTTGCTAATGAGAATGGTAAGTTAGTAATAAAACCAGTTGGGGAAAGTGTAGAAGAAAAAATGGAATATGAATATAACGAAAACAGAGAAGACACAATATTTGTTGATGGAGAAGGATATGTGGTTATAAGATATTACAATCCTGAAGCAGACTATGTAATGATAGCTGGTGATTTTAATGATTGGGATCCAGAAAGTTTAGAAATGTACGAAATTGATGATGGATGGTGGGAAGCAGTACTTGAACTTGATCCTGGGGTTTATCAATACAAATTTGTAGTGAATGGGGAACAATGGGTAGAAGATCCAAATGCTTTTGCATATGCTCCGGATGGTTTTGGAGGAAAGAATTCTGTTCTCGAGGTCTATGTAGAAAACGGAAGACTATCAGTAAAAGCTCCAGGATTATCTGGTTTAACAAATGAAGTTGTTGAAAAGGAAGTTGAGGAAGTTCCTTTGGGAGTTAGTGTTATTAATGGAAAAGTTTATTTCAAAGTGGAAAAAAAGGAAGCTTCAAAAGCTTATCTTGCAGGGAGTTTTAACAACTGGGATCCTCAATCAATAGAGATGAAAATGGTAGATGGTTATTGGCAAGTTTCATTAGAGTTAAGTCCTGGAAGTTATCAATACAAATATGTGTTTATTATTAATGGTAATCAAAACTGGAAGGAAGATCCATATTCACCTGCATATGTTCCAGATGGCTTTGGAGGGAAAAATTCGGCTTTTAATCTTGTGAAAAAAGATGGTGAATTAACCATTGAAGCCCCTGAAGAGGTATCTTCACAATCGCAAGTTGGTATCAGCGGAAATTATTCTTTCAATTTAACTTATAAATATGATCCTACCAACATTTTACAAGGTGTTAGCTTTACAAATTCGTTAACTTTAGTTTTTACTCCTTCAGATGAGATCAATTTTGCTTTAAATTTTTCTGGGGCCAATATAGAATATGCACAACTAAATTTTGGATGGAAAAATTTTACAATTATGGCTCATTACAATACCCCAATTGATTATCCAATAGAAGGAGCAAGAAACGGAATTTATATTGCATATAAAGATATGTTATTTGGAGATATTGGGATTAATAACAATCAAGTATCTTTCCTCGTTGGTATTAATTTTAACAACTTTTCAGTTTCATACGGAAGTAACTATTTTAACAACGAAAATACCATATTAGCGGGGTATAATTTCGATTATTTAGGAATTGATTCCAATGTTTTAGGTGGAGTTTCAATTGAAACTTTTAATCCCATGGTATTTTTACAAATAAATGGTAGCAACTGGAGCGTAGATTTACTTTATAAAGAAAATTCGCTTTCGACTAATTTTGTAATGTTTAAATGGGAAATGCTTGGGAAGTATTCTTTCTTGGATGGTACTTACAATTTCTCCTTGTATGTTCCAGTTTTCGAAAAATTCCAATTGTTTGGTGGTTATGAACATAAAATATCTACTGATGAATTTTCCGGAGGGTTAGGACTATACGATGATGATTATAATGTGAATTTAGGAATTAGATTTGAAATGTCAAATATCTACATTGATATTTTTGGAAATGTGAGTTTTTGATCTTAAAGTTAAAAATAACAGTTATTAAAAACCCCGGTATTTGTATAACCGGGGTTTTTTGTTTGTGTTGAAAAAATATTCGAAAGATAGGATTATAGCACTTTAAAGAAATTATTCGCTGTTTTTCAGTTAATTTTATTAGATTTCTAATTTGACTTAGGTATAGAATTTTTGGTAAAAGTATTATGAAAACGTTTTCGAAAACGATTTCAGAGAGGTGAAAAAAATTGAAAAAGACTGGAATTTTTAATTCTGAAATTTCAAGAATAATAGCTAGATTAGGACATAAAGATAAGATTGCAATTGTTGATATGGGATTTCCTATTCCTAATTGTGTGGAAAGAATAGATATAGTTCTTGATTATGGCAAACCAACATTTGAAGAAGTTTTAAAGGTAATATTAAAAGAGTTAAAAGTTGAAGGAATAGTTATTGCAAAAGAATCTTCGAAAGCTTTTGAACAGATTTTTAGGAAAAATATTCCCGAAGTTGAAATTAAGAAAGTTACACATGAAGAACTTAAAGCTGCTATTAAAGAAGTGGTAGCTGTCATAAGAACGGGTGATGTTACGCCATACAGTAATGCAATACTAATTTCTGGGGTGATTTTTTAAATGGGAAAGATATTAGAAATGAAGAAAATTACAAAGACTTTTCCAGGAGTTGTTGCGTTAAAAAATGTAGATTTTGATCTTTACGAGGGAGAAGTTCATGCGTTATTGGGAGAAAATGGTGCTGGAAAAAGCACTTTAATCAAAATAATCAGCGGTGTTCATAAACCAGATTCTGGAGAAATGATTATTAATGGTAAAAAAACACTTTTTTCAAATCCAACAGAAGCTATAAAGGAAGGAATAGCTACCATTCACCAGGAATTAAATTTATTTGAGGAATTGACAGTATTTGAAAATATATTTGTTGGCAACATTGAAAAATTTACTTTTTCAAAATTTAAAATGTTGAAGTTTGCTGAGCGGTTGTTAAATGAATTGGGATTTCCAATAAGGGCAGAGGAGAAAATAAAAAATTTAAATACATCGGAAAAACAATTAGTTTCAATAGCAAAAGCTTTGTCATTAAATGCAAAGATAATTATAATGGATGAACCAACAGCGGCAATTACTGAGCATGAAACTATAAGACTTTTTGAAATAATAAAAGATTTAAAAAAGAAGGGAATTTCGATCATTTTTATTTCGCATAGGCTTGAGGAGGTTTTTGAAATTGCCGATAGAGTGACAGTCTTGAGAGACGGGGTACTTATTGGAACAGGGAAAATAGAAGAGTTTTCGAAAGAAAAGTTAATTAAAATGATGGTTGGAAGAAAAATCGAAGAAATGTATCCAAAGTTTAACGTTATTACAAATAAAGAAATATTTAGAATAGAAAATCTAATGGTTGGTAACTATGTTCGCGATGTTTCTTTCAATGTAAACAGAGGAGAGATTTTTGGTATTGCTGGTTTAGTGGGTTCAGGAAAGTTGGAGATTGCTTTGGGTATATATGGTTACTTGCGTTCAAAATGGGAAAAATTAGTGTTGGATGGGAAAAATTATTTACCAAGTAAAAACATGTTAAAGTATGGAATTGCTTTAGTTCCTGAGGACAGGAAACAAATGGGGCTAGTGTTAGATTTAGATGTGATGAAGAATATAATTTTACCAAATGTTGATGAGGTAACAAAGTTTGGGAAAATTTCGTGGAAAAAATCAAAAATGATAGTTCAGGAAGAAGTTGAAAAATATGCAGTAAAGGTTTCATCAATTAAACAAAAAGTAAAAACTTTGTCGGGAGGAAATCAGCAAAAAGTTGTTTTATCAAAGGTTTTAAGAAAAAGACCGAAAATAATTTTTTTAGTGGAACCAACTAGGGGGATCGATGTGGGAGCAAAAGTTGAGGTTTATAATATCGTAAATAGGTTAGCTAATGAAGGTGTTGGGGTAGTATTTATTTCTTCAGAACTTCCCGAAATTGTCAGTCTTTGTGATAGAGTATTGGTAATGCATAGAGGACGATCCATGGGTATTCTTGAAAAAGATGAAATAAATCAGGAAAATATATTAAAATTAGCGACAGGAGTTGATATTTAATGAGTTGGAGAAATGTTTTAAAAAAACTCAAAGAGTATCCAGCGATAGTAGGTTTTTTTGGAATAGTGATTTTCTTTTCTTTGTTAAGTGACAGGTTTTTGTCTCTATCAAATTTTATTAATGTGTTTAGACAAGTTTCTATCCAAGCAATTATTGCTTTTGGTATGACTTTAGTAATTATTTCTGGTGGTATTGATTTATCGGTTGGTTCAGTTTTGGCTTTTTCAGCAGTTGTAATGGCTTCGATTGTGAAAGGCGGCTCGGTATTTTTGGGTATATTAGCTGCATTACTTGTTGGGGCAATTTTAGGAGCTGTTAACGGGCTAATTATTACCAAGGGAAAAATTCAACCGTTTATTGTTACACTGGCCACTATGGCGATTGCAAGATCTTTAACTTTAGTTTATTCTCAGGGGATGCCGATAACAGGTTTTCCACGTTCTTTTAGAACAATAGGTCGAGGAGATGTCTTAGGAATTCCGATTCCGATTATTATAATGTTTATTGTATTCGGGATTATTTATTATATATCCATGTATACAAAACTGGGGCTTTATACATATGCAATAGGTGGTAATGAAATTGCCGCAAAACTTAGTGGAGTAAAAGTAGATAAATATAAAATAATTATTTATACAATAAGCGGACTTCTTTCAGCTGCAAGTGCTATTATTCTTACTTCACGTTTAAACAGTGCTCAACCTACATTTGGTACGGGATATGAATTAGATGCTATTGCAGCGGTTGTTTTGGGAGGGGCTAGTTTAGCAGGTGGTAAAGGTTCTGTTGTTGGTACTTTATTTGGAGCTTTGATTATGGGCATCTTGAATAATGGGTTAAATTTACTTAATGTTTCTCCATTCTACCAACAAGGTGTAAAAGGTATAGTCATATTAATTGCGGTGTTGCTTGAAAGAGAAAACTAGGAGGTGGAAGTATGAAAAAAGTGTTTTTCGTGATGCTTATTTTAGTGATGTTTGTGGTAAGTGCATTTAGCTACAAAATAGGGCTATCTTTGTCTACACTTAACAACCCATTTTTTGTGACTCTTAGGGATGGGGCAATTGATAAAGCAAAGGAATTGGGAATAGATTTAATTGTAGTTGATGCTCAAGATAAACCATCTAAACAACTCAATGATATTGAAGATTTGATTCAGCAAAGAGTTGATTTAATCATTATCAATCCAACAGATAGTGACGCAATCGTTGTTGCTGTTGAAGAAGCAAATGATGCAGGGATTCCAGTTATAACGGTAGACAGGGGTTCAAATGGTGGAAAAGTGGTAGCACATATTGCTTCGGATAATGTATTGGGTGGAGCAATGGCAGCAAAATTTATCGCTGAAATGTTAAATGGAAAAGGTAAAGTTGTGGAACTAGTTGGTATTCCAGGAACGTCAGCTGCAAGGGATAGAGGCTTGGGATTTGAAACTGAATTAAAAAAATATCCTGGACTTGTTCTTGTAGCAAAACAAACAGCTAATTTCAACAGAGCTGAAGGATTAACGGTAATGGAGAATTTACTTGAAGCATATCCTGATATTGATGCTGTTTTTGCACAAAATGATGAAATGGCGTTAGGAGCAATTGAAGCAATAAAAGCTGCAGGAAAACTTGATAAAATAATTGTTGTGGGGTTTGATGCTATCCCCGATGCAATTGAAGCAGTTAAAAAGGGAGAGATGGCAGCTACAATCGCTCAACAACCATATTTAATGGGTCAGCTAGCTGTCCAAAAGGCATACGAATATCTAGAAACCCATACAATTTACATACCAGTTGAGTTAAAATTAGTAACAGAATGATGAAATAAACACTTAGGGGGTTTCCCCCTAAGTGTTTGCTTTGGAGGGAAATATGGGAAAACATAGTATTAAGGAAGTAGCAAAAAAAGCAGGTGTATCAATTTCAACAGTTTCAAGGGTATTAAATAATTCTGCACCAGTTTCAGAAAAATTAAGACGGAAAGTAGAAAAAGCTATAGAAGAGCTTGGATATTATCCCAGCCATTTAGCTAAAAGTTTAAGAAAAGGTGAAACTGGAACAATAGGATTTATTCTACCAGATATTACTAACCCATTTTTTGCAAATATTGTTAGAGGAGCAGAAGACTATTTAAGAAATGAAGGATATAACTTAATTTTATGCAATTCAGACCAAAACCAGATGCAAGAAATAGAACTTCTCAAGGTTTTGATTTCTAAAAACATTGATGGATTACTTTTTACGGGTACTGGATCTTCCAATCCGTTGTTATTGGAAAAGATTCAACATGGATTAAAGGTAGTTTTTCTGGATAGGATTATACAGGGAATTAACTCTTCTTATGTTATTATTGATAACAAAAAAGGAATGAATTTGCTTTTAGATTATTTGATAGGAAAAGGTCATAAAAATTTTGTTTTCATTAATGGAAACAAAGAAACTTTTAGTGCAAGGATAAGATATGAGACTTTTGTTAAAAGAATTAGAACCGAAAATTTGAAGTTCAAACATTATTTTACCGAATTTTCATATGAAGCGGGTTATTCAAAAGCTAAAAAATTAAAAGAATTACCTGATGTAATTTTATGTGGGAATGACTTGATTGCTTATGGAGTAATTGATGCATTGGAAGAAAAAGGATATAAGGTTCCTGAAGATGTGAGTGTTACGGGATTTGATGACATTCCTTTTTCAAAACATTTTAAGCCTCCATTAACTACTGTTTATCAACCAATGTATGAAATGGGAAAAAAAGCCGCAGAATTATTATTAAAAATTATAAAGGGTGAGAAGTTAATAAACAAAGGAGTAATTTTATCACCCCAACTTATTATCAGAGAATCTACTAAGGAGATGGTAAATAAATGATATCGGTTGTAGGTAGTTCTAATATGGATATAGTATTATCAGTAGAACAATTTACAAAACCTGGTGAAACTCAAAAGGCAAAAAAATTAGAGTTCTTTCCTGGAGGAAAGGGTTCAAATCAGGCTGTTACAGTAGCAAAATTATCAAATCAAAAATTATATTTTTTGACTTGTATAGGTAATGATTCATATGGAAAGTTTTTAAAAAGACGATATGATGAACTAAATATATCAGGTTATAATGTTGTTGACGAAAGTAACGGTTTAGCTTTTATTGAAGTTACTCAATGGGGAGAAAATAGGATAATTATTTTTCAAGGAGCAAACAATTATTTAACTAAAAAACTAGTTGAAGAAAGAATAGATATTCTTATCAAATCTAATATGGTTCTTCTTCAAAATGAAATACCATTTAGTACAACTATATATGTAGCGGAAATATTTAAAAAAAGCGGTAAAATAGTAATTTTTGATCCTGCACCTGTTGAAGGTATATCTAAAGAAATATTTGAATATGTTGATTATTTAACTCCAAACGAAGAAGAAATTAGATTATTAACAATTAAATTTTTTGGTAAATTTATTTCTTTAGAAGATAGTTATCATAAATTTAGAAAATTAGGATTGAAAAAACTTTTAGTTAAATTAGGAGATAAAGGGATTAAATATTTTGATGAAACACAAATAATTGAGCAACCATCGTTTAAAGTCAAAGCAGTTGATACAACAGCAGCTGGAGATGTGTTCAATGGAGCATTCGCTGTTGCTTTAACTGAAGGAAAAAACATAAAAGAAGCTATTAAATTTGCTACAGCTGCTGCAGCAATATCTGTAACAAGAAAAGGAGCGCAAAGTTCTATACCAACAAAGCAAGAAGTGGAAAAGTTCTTAAAATATTATTAAAATAGATAATATATTTAAATTGTATGATTTTCAAAAATTGGATAGTTGCTATTTATAAACAACAAACATGACTTCAAAGTTCTATTGAAGTCATGTTTTTAATTTTTTTGTTTTAGTAATGTAATCCAACTTGTTTTCAAAGTTATAGGTATAGTTTCAAAAATTTTGTCCTTCCATTGCAACAATTTTTATTTTTCATTTTTGGTTGTATTTTTAATTGTTTTTGAGATTACTGATAAGGACTTTAAAATGAAGAATTCAAAAATGTTTGATGAAATTGAGTTTTTCTAATTTAATTAAAAGGTTGAGTTTTTAATGAAAATATTAGAAAGGTATCTTAATATGTTGGAGGTTTTAATTGATTTGATTAGAGAATAAAATTGAGAGTTAGAGAAGGGAGTAAAAATGATTATCTAAAAATGTCTTTAAGATTTAGAAAACTTTTTTAATCAACATTTCCTTACAAAAAACAAGGGTATAAGAAATCTGTCTTTATTTATATTGGATTATTATAGATTATTGTTGTTTAGAAGCAATTAATAGATTATTTTGTTTATATTTCTGATAATAGCTGTGAATTTGGTAAATTTAATTTTTAGTAAAGTATGGTAAAATTAAAAGCATCTAACTTTATGAATGGGAGGGGTAAATATGAAAAAGTACATTAGTCTACTTCTTAGCTTACTTTTAGTGGTTATAGTACTTGGGAACTTTGGTGTGAAAAACGTTATTTATTTTATTGGTGACGGTATGGGAATTAATCAGATACTTCTGGCAAGTTATATCGAAGGAAGAACTTTGAATATCATGAAAGCACCTTATGTTGGATTTGCTACAACATATTCTGCAAATTCTTTGGTTACAGATTCAGCAGCAGCTGGAACGGCTTTGGCTGCAGGGTTCAAAACAAACAATGGAATGATTGGTATGCTTCCTGACGGAACAATTGTACCATCAATTTTTGAAGTAGTTTCTAAATATGGCGTCAAAACAGGAATAGTTGTTACTTGTAGAGTAACTCATGCTACTCCTGGAGCATTTTATGGCCATGTAACAAGCCGAAAGGATGAAAATACACTTGCAGAACAGTTAATTAATAGTAGTATAGATGTTGTTATGGGTGGCGGATGGAGGAATTTTGTTGCAACTGGTGGAAAAAGGAAAGATGGAAAAGATCTTATAGCACTTGCAAAGAAAAAAGGTTTTGATTATATTACAACAAAATCAGAACTTATGAATTACAATGGAGATAGATTACTTGCATTATTTTCTTCCAGTCACCTTTCTGCTGCAAGTGAACGATCTGGCGAACAGCCAATGTTATATGAGATGGTTGAAAAGGCACTTGAAATACTTTCCAAAGATGGACAACCATTCTTCCTGATGGTAGAAGGTTCCCAAATAGACTGGGAGGGTCACGGGAATGATCCATACGGTGTTTGGAAAGAAATGATGGAGTTTGATAAAGCTATAGGTGTAGCATTGAAATTTTTGGAAACTCATCCAGATACGCTTATAGTTGTTACAGCTGATCATGAAACTGGTGGCCTTGGACTTTCTACCGGGGGATATACCCTTGATACTGACTTAGTAAAAAAATATCAAAAAACAGCAGACTGGATGGTTAGAAATTATGATGTTGAAAATGAACAAGAATTTAAAGCAGCAGTGAAAAAATTCTTTGGTATTGATTTGACGAAAGATGATATAGCAAGATTAAAAGAAGCAAAAAAATCATCTAATCCATATGCCCTTGGCAATGTATTTGGAGAAATAATAAGTGAAAAAGCAAAAATAGGATGGACAACACACGATCATACAGCAGCACCAGTACCTGTATTTGCATTTGGCGCTGGAGCAGAGAATTTTGGAGGTTTCATGGACAATACTGATATTCCAAGAATAATAGCAAGATTGGCGGGATATTCCTTGTCAAGAGAAACATTTGTGATTGGAACTGGTAAATGACAAATTATATTGAATAATTAATTATAGAAACAAAGGGGGGGGAGAATTCCCCCCTTGTATTATATGCTTTTATTTTATGTATAGTTATGAAAAAACGTAATCACAGCTTTTTTACACAATTTTCATATCAGCTACATTTACTCCAGCCACATTTTCTGCAACTCATGCATCCTTCCTGCTTTATGATACTATTTTTTGATAAACAGGATGGACAATAAGTGTTACCATCAGCATCTATATAATAACCTTCACTCCATTCAAGTTCATTTACCATTACAAATTTTTCTACTTCTTCAGCTGATTTTATTGTTCCATCAATTACAAAAGCTTCATTGCTTTCAATTTCGCTGGAGCCCCAAAGTTCCACAAAATCTTCAATAGCTTTTGCAATTTCTTCAGCTAGTCCTTTAGTATATTCACCATTAACTTTTCTAAGTTGTTCAAGTATCTCATCGGCTGAAACTCCGGCTCTCAACGCAATTGAAGATAGTCTCCCAATTGATTCTGCAAGTTCAGTACCATTTGAAAGGAATATTTCGACAGCTTCTCCGTTATCATCGAAAGA
This is a stretch of genomic DNA from Thermosipho atlanticus DSM 15807. It encodes these proteins:
- the rbsK gene encoding ribokinase — protein: MISVVGSSNMDIVLSVEQFTKPGETQKAKKLEFFPGGKGSNQAVTVAKLSNQKLYFLTCIGNDSYGKFLKRRYDELNISGYNVVDESNGLAFIEVTQWGENRIIIFQGANNYLTKKLVEERIDILIKSNMVLLQNEIPFSTTIYVAEIFKKSGKIVIFDPAPVEGISKEIFEYVDYLTPNEEEIRLLTIKFFGKFISLEDSYHKFRKLGLKKLLVKLGDKGIKYFDETQIIEQPSFKVKAVDTTAAGDVFNGAFAVALTEGKNIKEAIKFATAAAAISVTRKGAQSSIPTKQEVEKFLKYY
- a CDS encoding alkaline phosphatase, whose translation is MKKYISLLLSLLLVVIVLGNFGVKNVIYFIGDGMGINQILLASYIEGRTLNIMKAPYVGFATTYSANSLVTDSAAAGTALAAGFKTNNGMIGMLPDGTIVPSIFEVVSKYGVKTGIVVTCRVTHATPGAFYGHVTSRKDENTLAEQLINSSIDVVMGGGWRNFVATGGKRKDGKDLIALAKKKGFDYITTKSELMNYNGDRLLALFSSSHLSAASERSGEQPMLYEMVEKALEILSKDGQPFFLMVEGSQIDWEGHGNDPYGVWKEMMEFDKAIGVALKFLETHPDTLIVVTADHETGGLGLSTGGYTLDTDLVKKYQKTADWMVRNYDVENEQEFKAAVKKFFGIDLTKDDIARLKEAKKSSNPYALGNVFGEIISEKAKIGWTTHDHTAAPVPVFAFGAGAENFGGFMDNTDIPRIIARLAGYSLSRETFVIGTGK